One Tachysurus fulvidraco isolate hzauxx_2018 chromosome 2, HZAU_PFXX_2.0, whole genome shotgun sequence DNA segment encodes these proteins:
- the c2h6orf120 gene encoding UPF0669 protein C6orf120 homolog, with translation MLCFRIPFLLVLLSQVQESIQVSEDFLVPDEWILLHVVQGHIGAGNYSYLRLNHDGRIILHMLSLKGDADLYVSDKTLHPDFDTYKLQSATCGHDVVVVPDDFVRPVGIGIYGHPSHLESEFEMRVFYDQTALAEDLFLKDSYSPEQNHEQPKYPQPGNGEEFEEEEPILWTILIGILKIILEILF, from the coding sequence ATGCTGTGTTTCCGTATTCCGTTTTTGTTGGTACTCCTCTCTCAGGTTCAAGAATCCATCCAGGTCTCTGAGGATTTCTTAGTGCCTGATGAAtggattctgcttcatgttGTTCAAGGCCACATTGGTGCAGGAAACTACAGCTACCTGCGGCTCAACCATGACGGACGCATCATCCTTCACATGCTCAGCCTCAAAGGTGATGCTGACCTCTATGTCTCCGACAAGACTCTGCATCCGGACTTCGATACCTACAAGCTCCAGTCTGCCACCTGTGGCCACGATGTGGTCGTGGTTCCAGACGACTTTGTTAGACCGGTGGGCATCGGGATCTATGGGCATCCCTCTCACCTGGAGAGCGAGTTTGAGATGAGGGTGTTTTACGATCAGACCGCTTTAGCCGAAGACCTGTTTCTAAAGGATTCTTATTCTCCAGAGCAGAATCACGAACAGCCCAAATACCCACAGCCGGGTAACGGAGAGGAATTTGAGGAAGAAGAGCCCATCCTGTGGACCATTCTCATTGGGATCCTGAAGATAATACttgaaattttgttttga
- the mrpl4 gene encoding 39S ribosomal protein L4, mitochondrial, with the protein MFRVTWTLCTRGITTRLISSLSGESFLPSNLRLPSNLIGAPKQKAILPTGSDLQVLRRCDDDIPAHLAPVQTWLHSLGSYDSEPLGVVDLHPDVFSVPVRLDILHEVEVWQRNFKRISSASVKSRAEVRGGGRKPWKQKGSGRARHGSIRSPLWKGGGVSHGPRGPTSYYYMLPMKVRVQGLKIALTAKLVQDYLHVIDTLEIPTSDPQYLEELVKHRQWGDSVLIVDVGEDFSPNILQATANLKTINIIPAIGLNVHSMLKHESLVLTLEAVKFLEKKLLWHDSRFTQLYPFKLPYSDMP; encoded by the exons ATGTTTCGTGTTACTTGGACACTGTGTACCAGGGGCATCACTACACGG CTGATTTCCTCTTTATCCGGAGAAAGTTTTCTTCCGTCAAATTTACGTCTCCCATCAAATCTAATAGGGGCTCCGAAACAAA AGGCAATCCTTCCCACCGGTTCTGATCTTCAAGTCCTGCGGAGATGTGATGATGATATTCCAGCTCATCTCGCACCTGTTCAGACATGGCTGCACTCTTTAGGAAGTTATGACAGCGAGCCGTTGGGGGTCGTTGATCTCCATCCTGATGTGTTTTCTGTGCCGGTCAG GCTCGACATACTCCATGAAGTGGAGGTCTGGCAGAGGAATTTCAAAAGAATT AGCTCTGCCAGTGTGAAGAGCAGGGCAGAGGTCAGAGGAGGAGGCAGAAAGCCCTGGAAGCAGAAGGGAAGCGGACGAGCTCGGCATGGAAGCATTCGCTCCCCGTTATGGAAAGGAG GTGGAGTATCTCATGGTCCAAGAGGACCAACCAGTTATTATTACATGCTGCCTATGAAGGTGCGTGTACAAGGACTGAAAATTGCATTGACTGCTAAACTTGTACAG GATTACCTTCATGTTATTGACACGTTGGAGATTCCTACTTCAGACCCGCAGTATCTAGAGGAACTGGTGAAACACAGGCAGTGGGGGGATTCGGTCCTGATTGTGGATGT AGGAGAGGACTTCTCTCCCAACATTCTACAGGCCACGGCAAACTTGAAGACTATAAATATCATTCCAGCCATAG GCCTGAACGTTCACAGCATGTTGAAACACGAAAGTCTGGTCCTCACGCTTGAGGCTGTGAAGTTTCTAGAAAAGAAGCTGCTGTGGCACGACTCTCGCTTCACACAGCTCTACCCTTTCAAACTGCCCTATAGTGACATGCCATGA
- the ndufs7 gene encoding NADH dehydrogenase [ubiquinone] iron-sulfur protein 7, mitochondrial produces MTFPITGEEDRKLCHVKMAALVTPRLAKLGSFSLRPFSSVAAQKTVVFKNTKDEEAKSLVTFRQKSTAVASKPTSAASSKGEYVITKLDDLVNWARRSSLWPMTFGLACCAVEMMHMAAPRYDMDRFGVVFRASPRQADVMIVAGTLTNKMAPALRKVYDQMPEPRYVISMGSCANGGGYYHYSYSVVRGCDRIVPVDIYVPGCPPTAEALLYGTLQLQRKIKREKKMRIWYRK; encoded by the exons ATGACTTTCCCCATAACTGGAGAAGAAGACCGGAAATTGTGTCATGTAAAGATGGCGGCGTTGGTTA CTCCTCGCCTTGCCAAACTTGGCTCCTTTTCACTAAG ACCCTTTTCTTCGGTTGCTGCCCAGAAAACAGTTGTGTTCAAGAACACAAAGGATGAAGAAGCTAAGAG CCTGGTTACATTCAGACAGAAAAGTACTGCTGTGGCATCAAAGCCCACCTCAGCAGCCAGCAGCAAAGGTGAATATGTCATCACCAAGCTTGATGACCTGGTGAACTGGGCACGCAGA AGCTCCTTGTGGCCCATGACCTTCGGCTTAGCGTGTTGCGCTGTGGAGATGATGCACATGGCAGCACCTCGCTACGACATGGATCGCTTTGGAGTTGTGTTCCGAGCCAGTCCAAGACAAGCTGACGTCATGATCGTCGCTGGTACACTCACCAACAAGATGGCTCCTGCTTTACGCAAG GTTTACGATCAGATGCCTGAGCCCAGATATGTCATTTCAATGGGAAG TTGTGCTAATGGTGGAGGATACTATCACTATTCTTACTCAGTGGTCAGAGGCTGTGACAGAATTGTCCCTGTGGACATTTATGTTCCAG gCTGTCCGCCAACTGCCGAGGCTCTGCTTTATGGAACTCTGCAGTTACAGAGGAAAATTAAACgggaaaagaaaatgagaattTGGTATCGCAAATGA
- the ctdspl3 gene encoding CTD small phosphatase-like protein 2 isoform X2, translating to MRLRSRVISLESPSSETGTQRRRRQAGLNREPLMEQSPVQVQVSQNVQVLKDCSNLYCDTIPTVVKRTRLRHGRKRVLPLQESKESDFKTPVRHLQERQYSVNPAARSLYSPVVRFVSPVKDDERTKHRALFSPERCVFGYSAISSLPEDEENEKAFSPFTFIKSIPNQSQQSRAVSTLRDIPPRTRSTPAATMVLDLDETLVFSSLNRIEDAEYTFNTIFQAEEYKVYVVLRPYVNEFLQAMMKHFEMFVYTSAKKEYAEMIVDILDPRKKIFRHRLYQDDCACILGHYIKDLGVLERDLSKTVILGNAPHTFPYHLMNMIPIKSWCGDKEDKELQRLIPYLEKLTQANDFRTVLKKRTAHFHSLLTED from the exons ATGAGACTTCGGTCGAGAGTTATTTCTCTGGAGAGCCCGTCGTCTGAGACCGGCACCCAGCGCCGCCGTCGTCAGGCGGGTTTAAATCGAGAGCCGCTGATGGAGCAGAGTCCGGTTCAGGTTCAGGTGTCTCAG AATGTCCAGGTGTTAAAGGATTGCTCCAATTTGTATTGCGATACCATCCCAACTGTAGTGAAGCGCACACGCTTAAGACATGGAAGGAAAAGGGTTCTACCACTACAAGAGAgtaaag AATCTGACTTTAAGACACCAGTGCGGCATCTCCAGGAAAGGCAGTACTCGGTCAATCCTGCAGCACGTAGCCTTTATTCTCCTGTAGTGCGTTTTGTCTCACCTGTTAAAGACG ATGAGAGGACAAAGCATCGTGCACTCTTCAGCCCTGAGCGATGTGTCTTCGGATACAGTGCCATCAGCTCCCTGCCAGAAGATGAGGAGAATGAAAAGGCATTTAGCCC ATTCACGTTCATCAAAAGCATTCCAAACCAGTCGCAACAATCCAGAGCAGTTTCGACTCTCCGGGACATACCACCAAGGACAAGAAGCACACCTGCAGCCACCATGGTGCTTGATCTG GATGAAACTCTTGTTTTCAGCTCCCTTAACAGAATCGAGGATGCAGAGTACACATTCAACACAATCTTTCAAGCTGAAGAATACAAG GTGTATGTGGTTCTCAGGCCATATGTGAATGAGTTTCTACAAGCCATGATGAAGCATTTTGAG ATGTTTGTTTACACTTCTGCTAAAAAGGAGTATGCAGAAATGATAGTGGACATACTGGACccaaggaaaaaaatatttag ACATCGTCTCTATCAGGATGACTGTGCCTGCATTCTTGGACACTATATTAAGGATTTGGGGGTGCTGGAAAGAGATCTTTCAAAAACAGTGATTCTGGGCAACGCACCCCACACTTTCCCATACCAT TTGATGAACATGATTCCCATAAAGAGTTGGTGTGGGGATAAAGAGGACAAGGAGCTCCAGAGGCTCATACCTTACCTGGAGAAGCTCACCCAAGCT aatgaCTTCAGGACTGTGCTCAAGAAGAGAACGGCTCATTTTCACAGTCTGCTCACTGAAGATTAA
- the ctdspl3 gene encoding CTD small phosphatase-like protein 2 isoform X1, whose product MRLRSRVISLESPSSETGTQRRRRQAGLNREPLMEQSPVQVQVSQNVQVLKDCSNLYCDTIPTVVKRTRLRHGRKRVLPLQESKAESDFKTPVRHLQERQYSVNPAARSLYSPVVRFVSPVKDDERTKHRALFSPERCVFGYSAISSLPEDEENEKAFSPFTFIKSIPNQSQQSRAVSTLRDIPPRTRSTPAATMVLDLDETLVFSSLNRIEDAEYTFNTIFQAEEYKVYVVLRPYVNEFLQAMMKHFEMFVYTSAKKEYAEMIVDILDPRKKIFRHRLYQDDCACILGHYIKDLGVLERDLSKTVILGNAPHTFPYHLMNMIPIKSWCGDKEDKELQRLIPYLEKLTQANDFRTVLKKRTAHFHSLLTED is encoded by the exons ATGAGACTTCGGTCGAGAGTTATTTCTCTGGAGAGCCCGTCGTCTGAGACCGGCACCCAGCGCCGCCGTCGTCAGGCGGGTTTAAATCGAGAGCCGCTGATGGAGCAGAGTCCGGTTCAGGTTCAGGTGTCTCAG AATGTCCAGGTGTTAAAGGATTGCTCCAATTTGTATTGCGATACCATCCCAACTGTAGTGAAGCGCACACGCTTAAGACATGGAAGGAAAAGGGTTCTACCACTACAAGAGAgtaaag CAGAATCTGACTTTAAGACACCAGTGCGGCATCTCCAGGAAAGGCAGTACTCGGTCAATCCTGCAGCACGTAGCCTTTATTCTCCTGTAGTGCGTTTTGTCTCACCTGTTAAAGACG ATGAGAGGACAAAGCATCGTGCACTCTTCAGCCCTGAGCGATGTGTCTTCGGATACAGTGCCATCAGCTCCCTGCCAGAAGATGAGGAGAATGAAAAGGCATTTAGCCC ATTCACGTTCATCAAAAGCATTCCAAACCAGTCGCAACAATCCAGAGCAGTTTCGACTCTCCGGGACATACCACCAAGGACAAGAAGCACACCTGCAGCCACCATGGTGCTTGATCTG GATGAAACTCTTGTTTTCAGCTCCCTTAACAGAATCGAGGATGCAGAGTACACATTCAACACAATCTTTCAAGCTGAAGAATACAAG GTGTATGTGGTTCTCAGGCCATATGTGAATGAGTTTCTACAAGCCATGATGAAGCATTTTGAG ATGTTTGTTTACACTTCTGCTAAAAAGGAGTATGCAGAAATGATAGTGGACATACTGGACccaaggaaaaaaatatttag ACATCGTCTCTATCAGGATGACTGTGCCTGCATTCTTGGACACTATATTAAGGATTTGGGGGTGCTGGAAAGAGATCTTTCAAAAACAGTGATTCTGGGCAACGCACCCCACACTTTCCCATACCAT TTGATGAACATGATTCCCATAAAGAGTTGGTGTGGGGATAAAGAGGACAAGGAGCTCCAGAGGCTCATACCTTACCTGGAGAAGCTCACCCAAGCT aatgaCTTCAGGACTGTGCTCAAGAAGAGAACGGCTCATTTTCACAGTCTGCTCACTGAAGATTAA